Proteins from a genomic interval of Lycium ferocissimum isolate CSIRO_LF1 chromosome 2, AGI_CSIRO_Lferr_CH_V1, whole genome shotgun sequence:
- the LOC132048359 gene encoding uncharacterized protein LOC132048359: MSSCLGSILCRQSKKQQQQQKRSQSYNARVKRRICQIAAILRYFPETHFAEEFCFLVSRNNSTYIRLPCQNGEKICKINKKLHLVQYTSYMLCSHLVQKLHQF; encoded by the exons ATGTCGTCTTGCTTAGGCAGTATTCTGTGCAG ACAAAGCAAAAAGCAACAGCAGCAGCAGAAAAGGAGCCAAAGTTACAATGCCAGAGTTAAGCGAAGAATATGCCAAATCGCTGCTATTTTGAG GTATTTTCCAGAAACTCACTTTGCAGAAGAATTTTGTTTCTTGGTTTCAAGAAATAATTCCACCTATATCCGTTTACCCTGTCAAAACGGGGAAAAGATTTGCAAGATAAACAAGAAGCTTCACCTGGTGCAGTATACGTCGTATATGCTATGCTCTCACCTGGTGCAGAAACTTCATCAGTTTTGA
- the LOC132047034 gene encoding LRR receptor-like serine/threonine-protein kinase GSO1, whose protein sequence is MEKSLFYFQLAFFMLQYVVTSSAIKIETDIATDQFALLSLKSQIIADPFQLLAKSWSQDTSVCNWIGVTCGSTHHRVTSLNISNMGLTGTIPQYFGNLTFLVSLDLTSNSFYGNLPQEMAHLRRLEFVRLSYNNFSGEVPSWFGFLTKLQVLTLTNNSFTGLVPSSLSNISNLATLDLAFNALEGKIPKDIGNLKNLRVLNLESNDLTGYVPLSFSNATKLETLILSKNFLHGSIPNGIGDLHNLNWLGMEGNQLTGSIPFSIFNISTLESIGFTENSLSGNLPTDLCDLLPILKGLHLSSNKLQGHMPPSLSGCYELQILSLSDNEFDGPIHSEIGKLTNLQILYLGSNRFTGEIPQEIGDLVNLVMIGMEKNQLTGSIPKSMFNITSLKLLSLEKNNLTGSLPREIGNLTMLQDLLLGGNKLTGMQKLKVSKSLLY, encoded by the exons ATGGAGAAGTCCTTGTTCTATTTTCAATTAGCATTTTTTATGCTTCAATATGTAGTGACTAGTTCTGCCATCAAGATTGAAACTGACATTGCTACCGATCAATTCGCTCTTCTGTCCTTGAAATCTCAGATCATTGCTGACCCTTTTCAGCTCTTGGCCAAAAGCTGGTCTCAGGACACTTCTGTTTGCAATTGGATTGGAGTCACTTGTGGCTCTACTCACCATAGAGTGACTTCCTTGAACATCTCCAACATGGGTCTAACTGGAACCATTCCGCAATATTTTGGAAACCTCACATTTCTTGTTTCTCTTGACTTGACAAGCAACAGTTTCTATGGCAATCTGCCACAAGAAATGGCTCATTTGCGCAGATTAGAGTTTGTTAGATTGAGTTATAACAACTTTAGCGGTGAAGTTCCTTCTTGGTTTGGTTTTTTAACTAAACTTCAAGTTCTTACTCTTACAAATAATAGTTTTACTGGTTTGGTCCCGTCTTCACTTTCCAACATTTCCAATCTTGCAACTTTGGATTTAGCCTTTAATGCTTTGGAGGGAAAGATTCCAAAAGACATTGGAAATCTTAAAAATTTAAGGGTTTTGAACCTGGAAAGTAATGATCTTACAGGTTATGTTCCTCTATCCTTCTCAAATGCCACAAAGCTGGAAACGTTGATTCTTTCTAAAAATTTCCTTCATGGAAGCATCCCAAATGGGATTGGTGATCTTCACAACCTGAACTGGTTAGGTATGGAAGGTAATCAGCTTACAGGTTCTATACCATTCTcaattttcaacatttccacaCTTGAGTCTATTGGATTTACAGAAAATAGTTTATCTGGTAACCTCCCTACTGATTTATGTGATCTTCTTCCGATACTCAAAGGGCTTCATCTTTCTTCTAATAAGCTACAAGGTCATATGCCACCAAGCTTGTCAGGATGTTACGAACTTCAGATATTGTCTCTGTCAGATAATGAATTTGATGGACCGATACATAGTGAAATTGGGAAGTTAACTAACTTGCAGATCTTATATCTTGGATCTAACCGTTTCACAG GAGAAATTCCACAGGAGATAGGGGATCTTGTTAATTTGGTGATGATAGGCATGGAGAAAAACCAGCTTACAGGTTCTATACCCAAGTCCATGTTCAATATTACCTCACTGAAACTTCTATCGCTGGAGAAAAACAATCTAACTGGATCACTACCAAGGGAGATTGGAAATTTAACTATGCTTCAAGATCTACTTCTTGGTGGAAACAAGCTTACAGGCATGCAGAAACTAAAAGTTAGTAAAAGTTTGCTATACTAA
- the LOC132047033 gene encoding receptor kinase-like protein Xa21, translating into MLPASVGNLSTSLEKVLASDCQIKGGIPSEIGNLSSLIFLYLYKNILTGPIPMTLGNLSRLQILSLAKNKLTGSIGDNLCKLQNLGEIYLGENQFSGLVPKCLGNVTSLRVIQLNFNRLSSTIPASLGHLKDLLELDLSSNNMSGSLPTEIGNIKAAVHIDLSQNQFSNGIPREIGDMQNLIHLSLAQNKLQGSIPDSIGSIPSLDFLDLSNNNLSGSIPMSLENLRYLNYFNVSCNSLHGEIPSSGPFKNLSGLSFMLNEALCGAPRFSVPPCPTSSNHRSKRKKLLLIVFPLLGAVVIIVFIIVAFVWMRYRREGNVPDQADLLATRERISYYEIVQATNDFSGSNFIGSGSFGSVYKGILRNGTIIAVKVFNLQLEGAFKSFETECEVLRNLRHRNLTKVVSSCSNLDFKAIVLEYMPNGSLERWLYSHNYFLDIIQRLSIMIDVAFALEYLHHGCSTPVIHCDLKPSNVLLDENMVAHVSDFGISKLLGEDESDLHTKTLATLGYIAPEYGREGLVSLQCDVYSYGIMLMETFTRKRPNDDIFDGDLSLRKWVNDSLSEATSKVVDANLLKPEDKDKIDCVASIMKVALDCSVESPDERINMKDVVGMLQKIKIQLLSCSAST; encoded by the exons ATGCTTCCAGCCTCAGTTGGAAACCTTTCCACTTCTCTTGAAAAGGTTTTAGCTTCTGATTGCCAAATCAAAGGTGGAATTCCAAGTGAAATTGGGAATTTAAGCAGCTTAATCTTCTTGTATCTATACAAGAACATCTTGACTGGACCAATTCCCATGACACTAGGCAATTTAAGCAGGCTACAAATACTGTCCCTGGCCAAGAATAAGCTAACAGGATCTATTGGagataacctatgtaaattgcaGAACTTGGGTGAAATATACTTGGGTGAAAATCAGTTCTCAGGGCTTGTTCCTAAATGTTTAGGGAATGTTACTTCCCTTAGGGTGATACAACTCAATTTTAACAGATTGAGTTCTACTATACCAGCAAGCTTAGGTCACCTCAAAGATCTTCTGGAGCTCGACTTATCATCTAACAACATGAGTGGTTCTTTACCTACAGAAATTGGAAATATAAAGGCTGCAGTACATATAGATCTTTCGCAGAATCAATTTTCAAATGGTATTCCTAGAGAAATAGGAGACATGCAAAATCTGATACACCTTTCTTTGGCACAAAACAAGCTGCAAGGATCTATACCTGACTCAATTGGTAGCATACCGAGTTTGGATTTTCTAGACCTCTCGAATAACAATCTATCTGGATCAATTCCGATGTCCTTAGAGAATCTTCGATATCTCAACTATTTCAATGTTTCCTGTAACAGCTTGCATGGTGAAATTCCCTCTAGTGGTCCTTTCAAGAACCTTTCTGGCCTGTCATTCATGTTGAATGAAGCATTGTGTGGTGCTCCAAGATTTAGTGTCCCTCCATGCCCCACTTCTTCAAACCATAGATCAAAGCGGAAAAAGTTACTTCTGATAGTCTTTCCTCTACTGGGAGCTGTTGTGATAATTGTTTTTATAATAGTGGCATTTGTGTGGATGAGGTACAGAAGAGAAGGAAATGTTCCAGACCAAGCTGATTTGTTGGCTACAAGGGAACGAATTTCATACTACGAAATAGTACAAGCCACTAACGATTTTAGTGGGAGTAATTTCATTGGTTCGGGGAGCTTTGGTTCGGTTTACAAAGGAATTCTCAGAAATGGGACTATCATTGCAGTTAAAGTGTTCAACCTACAACTAGAAGGTGCATTCAAGAGTTTCGAAACAGAATGTGAAGTTCTTCGCAACCTTCGCCATAGGAATCTCACCAAAGTCGTTAGTAGTTGCTCCAACCTTGATTTCAAAGCTATAGTGCTGGAGTACATGCCTAATGGGAGCCTTGAAAGGTGGTTGTATTCGCACAACTACTTCTTAGACATCATTCAAAGACTAAGCATAATGATAGATGTGGCATTTGCATTGGAATATCTCCACCATGGTTGCTCTACACCTGTGATTCATTGTGATCTGAAGCCTAGCAATGTCTTGCTAGATGAAAACATGGTAGCTCATGTAAGTGACTTTGGCATTTCTAAACTACTCGGTGAAGATGAGAGTGATTTACACACTAAAACATTAGCGACGTTGGGCTACATTGCACCAG AGTACGGAAGGGAGGGATTGGTGTCGCTACAATGTGATGTTTATAGTTATGGGATCATGTTGATGGAAACATTTACAAGGAAAAGGCCTAACGATGATATATTTGATGGAGATCTTAGTTTAAGGAAATGGGTGAATGATTCACTCTCAGAGGCAACAAGCAAGGTTGTAGATGCGAATTTGCTAAAGCCAGAAGATAAGGACAAGATAGATTGTGTAGCATCCATCATGAAAGTGGCACTAGATTGCTCTGTTGAATCTCCTGATGAAAGGATCAACATGAAAGATGTTGTAGGAATGCTACAAAAGATCAAGATTCAACTTCTTTCATGTTCTGCAAGTACATAA